The stretch of DNA aacttcttattttcctaacgttaaataattctttttttttaacttttgacatttattccatgtgtttatgttaaaaaaaattgttgtgcgaaattttaatatgattCTGAAGCTTTTCAACTATGAAATAAGATATAGTTGAAAAGCGCGCGCTTTTGGTGTCAGCGTAAAAGAAAATGACTGTCATCGCGATGATGTGCGCCGTCAATGATGTGTCATCGGTTGTGTGAGGAGATGCAGAGCGGTGTGTGatgtggaaattttcattgcaaatgcTCTCCTCCAGTATTGTGTGAGATTTCTTTGGGGGAACAGAGTGCGGCCACATCTCCGGCAACAATGGCATCACGCGGTGGACCAATGGTCACCGGTACAGACGGAGCGGATTTTCAGCATCGACAGCGTGTCTCTGCCATTTACCAAATCAGGTAGAAATTGCCCAGATTTTCTCATCTGCATCCCCCATTGGTCATGTTGCGTGCACACAATGATGTCCACCTCTGTTGCTTTTTGCAGTGCAATCAACAAGTCACGTCTCAAGTACTGCATCTTCTTCCACTACCTCCTCTTTTTTGCCATGCTGGCGAAATTGTGTTCAGATATTCTGGATCGTCTGGacatttttattcttgaaattgAGGAACTCCAGGTGCCGGATCCGCTGTGGTGGGAATACATTTGGTGCCTGTCGATTGTTACATCCTTCATTGGGTTGTCCGCTGCAAAGGGGAATCGCATTAGGGATATGCAAAAGTACATAATTGCCCTTACTGTCTTCGGAATTTTGCCCTTCATCTATGGCCTTGCGTACTACATGAGTGATGTCGTTGACTACCTAACATTCGACAGTGATGGAGATGTTGATATTGAAGATACGGACATTTTCTTCTGGCAGGTGAGAAAATCCTTCTTAGTacatatcctttttttttgctttcaacGTCCAATCTTAAAAATTAGGAACTTAATAGCCCTGAGCCTCAAGTCTCGGTCTTCATTATCAAATGACGCGAGTTCAAATCCCATTCAaacatctttttatttatttattttttactctaAAACaatctttcaaattaaaaaaaaaaggaaaatccttctgaatatttttaggGACTTCCTTATGGACTCCTGTGGTACGCCTTCATTCTCGTTGGCATGCAAATTCACGGCTTCTCCATCTATTTTGCATGGAATCTAATAAAGGCCTGGCAATCACGAAGTGCTGCCCGGAAAGTACAATAAAATCCTCCTCACAGTGGCAACCACGTTCCTCTCAGtcgagatttttttgaaaagcaTAAATGACAAAATAATGTCTTGAAGAAAGTCATCTTCATTAGGAATtgttcaattgaaaatatttcgtgTTCAATGTTATAGATGTTGTCGAAGAAAGTAATCATGTCGATCTTTTTGGGATATTCATAGAGGCTGAAGAGAAGTTGATGAGATTactgattaattattttgagagGGAAATTATTAACAAAGGATTTTTCGTTGAGAtaatgaaagagaaataaaatgaaggagattattcactttttctcgTGAAATGACTTatgagtgaaaattttaagaagtttaaaaaatattcaagaaaagtTAACAGACTTTATTTGTTACTAAAGGATTAGTCCAGactggaatttatttaatttttgttgcatAAAACATTCATCTTTTATCGATGTTTTCAAGacataaatatgaaaaaagaagcaatgaagcatatgctttgtacattttaaaagaaactaacTGAGGTGAAATGAATATTGAGAAAGTTCTTAAATTCtcttgaagtttttttctttattcatatAAATATGTCAATGAAGTCATTACATACAtctaaatgaataaactcctttaaaataaattaagctaAAAtactcaaagaaattttcaagaaaggGTTTCtccaacaaaataatttgcataaaaaacattttctcatcaatttttctgcctaagtcattagaaaaaaaaaattctctgtgtATCACAatctatgtaaaaaaaaatgacacaaaaaaccccaaatatccccttaaagaaaaaatacttaaaatcgaattttattgacattaaaaaaaatcaaccaagatgtttttgcaaaaggaattagtgcctgaaaaattaaaggaatggATATTGGAAtagatttttgcaaa from Lutzomyia longipalpis isolate SR_M1_2022 chromosome 4, ASM2433408v1 encodes:
- the LOC129795908 gene encoding protein jagunal, yielding MASRGGPMVTGTDGADFQHRQRVSAIYQISAINKSRLKYCIFFHYLLFFAMLAKLCSDILDRLDIFILEIEELQVPDPLWWEYIWCLSIVTSFIGLSAAKGNRIRDMQKYIIALTVFGILPFIYGLAYYMSDVVDYLTFDSDGDVDIEDTDIFFWQGLPYGLLWYAFILVGMQIHGFSIYFAWNLIKAWQSRSAARKVQ